One Brassica napus cultivar Da-Ae chromosome C4, Da-Ae, whole genome shotgun sequence genomic region harbors:
- the LOC106430001 gene encoding transcription factor bHLH154 produces the protein MEYSRDSAGMMMENKRNVYSLEEGSIKRHKSDLSFSSKERKDKVGERISALQQLVSPYGKTDTASVLLEAMQYIQFLQEQVKVLSAPYLQATPITTHEEVEEYSLRSRGLCLVPMEYTVGVAQTNGADIWAPVKTPAFSLQSNSPI, from the exons ATGGAATATTCTAGAGACTCGGCAGGGATGATGATGGAGAATAAGCGCAATGTCTACTCTCTTGAAGAAGGCAGCATTAAACGACACAAGTctgatctctctttctcttccaaG GAGAGGAAGGATAAGGTGGGAGAACGTATCTCAGCTCTTCAACAGCTAGTTTCGCCTTATGGGAAG ACCGACACAGCATCAGTACTTCTAGAGGCGATGCAATACATTCAGTTTCTTCAAGAACAAGTCAAG GTTCTAAGCGCTCCATATCTGCAAGCAACCCCAATTACTACACAC gaggaggtggaggagtACAGTTTGAGAAGCAGAGGGTTATGTCTTGTCCCAATGGAGTACACAGTAGGTGTTGCTCAGACCAATGGTGCTGATATTTGGGCTCCGGTAAAGACTCCTGCTTTCAGTCTCCAGTCTAATTCGCCCATCTGA